A single region of the Arsenicicoccus dermatophilus genome encodes:
- the dnaN gene encoding DNA polymerase III subunit beta, producing MKFRLEREVLTEAVTWVARALPNRPPTPVLAGVLIEAHDNDTVTLSAFDYEISARLTIAAEVTEAGSALVNGRLLNDICRNLPARPAELATDGSKVQLTCGSSRFALLQMPVSEYPTLPSSPQPSGSIDGTTFTQAVAQVAVAADRGDTLPILTGVRVEIQGETMTLLATDRYRLAMRELTWSPSASDAAHVALIPARLLSDTAKSLGASGSVEIALGDAAGGDGLVGFEAGTRRTTTRLLDGEYPKVTSIFPTSVDSEAVVETAALVEAVKRVALVAERNTPVRLRFTEGQLSIEAGAGDDAQASEAVECSLTGPEIEIGFNPHFLLDGLGAVGTGHCRLQFTQASRPAVLVGQADADAEPDLSYRYVLMPVRFPA from the coding sequence GTGAAGTTCCGACTCGAGCGCGAGGTGCTCACCGAGGCCGTCACCTGGGTCGCCCGCGCGCTGCCCAACCGCCCACCGACCCCCGTCCTCGCCGGGGTGCTGATCGAGGCCCACGACAACGACACCGTCACCCTGTCGGCCTTCGACTACGAGATCTCCGCGCGCCTGACCATCGCGGCCGAGGTGACCGAGGCCGGGTCGGCGCTCGTGAACGGCCGGCTGCTCAACGACATCTGCCGCAACCTGCCCGCGCGTCCGGCAGAGCTCGCCACCGACGGCTCCAAGGTCCAGCTCACGTGCGGGTCCAGCCGGTTCGCGCTCCTGCAGATGCCCGTCAGCGAGTACCCCACGCTGCCGAGCAGCCCGCAGCCCAGCGGTTCCATCGACGGAACCACCTTCACCCAGGCGGTCGCCCAGGTCGCCGTCGCCGCCGACCGGGGTGACACCCTGCCGATCCTCACCGGGGTCCGCGTGGAGATCCAGGGCGAGACCATGACGCTCCTGGCGACCGACCGCTACCGGCTGGCCATGCGCGAGCTCACCTGGTCCCCCAGCGCCTCCGACGCCGCCCACGTGGCGCTCATCCCGGCGCGGCTGCTGTCCGACACGGCCAAGTCCCTCGGGGCCTCCGGGTCGGTGGAGATCGCGCTGGGCGACGCCGCGGGCGGCGACGGCCTGGTCGGCTTCGAGGCCGGCACCCGCCGCACCACCACCCGCCTGCTCGACGGCGAGTACCCCAAGGTCACCTCGATCTTCCCCACCTCGGTGGACAGCGAGGCCGTCGTCGAGACGGCCGCTCTCGTCGAGGCCGTCAAGCGTGTGGCCCTGGTGGCCGAGCGCAACACCCCGGTGCGCCTGCGGTTCACCGAGGGCCAGCTGTCGATCGAGGCGGGCGCGGGCGACGACGCGCAGGCCAGCGAGGCGGTCGAGTGCTCGCTGACGGGCCCGGAGATCGAGATCGGTTTCAACCCGCACTTCCTGCTCGACGGGCTGGGTGCCGTCGGCACCGGCCACTGCCGCCTCCAGTTCACCCAGGCCAGCCGACCGGCCGTCCTGGTGGGGCAGGCCGACGCCGACGCGGAGCCCGACCTGAGCTACCGCTACGTGCTGATGCCCGTGCGCTTCCCCGCCTGA
- the dnaA gene encoding chromosomal replication initiator protein DnaA, translating to MSDAQVDVPRVWRDTLRTLESHGISAKHRGFLRLSRLVGLLEGTALIAVPNDYTRGLVERDIRTELVSALQEQLGRDVRLAVTIDSSLELSEAEDRDDDPQRAAGEHPTVLTSADRLADGGPGTLHGETDRLRLARDERAVRSGGDGFREAYSDRFHADPVELHLVSDNVAARVGHGIDDDRDDERELMAEGVGIRDIFRKPFSAEDGGDAKLNPKYTFDTFVIGSSNRFAHAAAIAVAEAPAKAYNPLFIYGGSGLGKTHLLHAIGHYAQQMYRNVRVKYVNSEEFTNDFINSIGSNKAGEFQRRYRDVDFLLIDDIQFLQGKVQTQEEFFHTFNTLHNANKQVVITSDVAPKLLSGFEERMRSRFEWGLLTDVQPPDLETRIAILRKKAVQERMTAPDDVLEFIASRISTNIRELEGALIRVTAFASLNHQAVDMTLAEIVLKDLIPAEQTNQITPATIMAQTASYFGLTVEDLCGTSRSRVLVTARQIAMYLCRELTDLSLPKIGQQFGGRDHTTVMHADRKIREQLSERRAIYNQVTELTTRIKSTPG from the coding sequence GTGAGCGACGCCCAGGTCGACGTCCCTCGCGTATGGCGAGACACCCTGCGCACCCTCGAGTCCCACGGGATCTCCGCCAAGCACCGCGGCTTCCTGCGACTCAGCCGCCTGGTCGGCCTGCTCGAGGGCACCGCGCTGATCGCCGTGCCCAACGACTACACCCGCGGCCTGGTGGAGCGGGACATCCGGACCGAGCTCGTCTCCGCCCTGCAGGAGCAGCTCGGCCGCGACGTGCGGCTCGCCGTCACCATCGACAGCTCGTTGGAGCTCAGCGAGGCGGAGGACCGCGACGACGACCCCCAGCGGGCGGCTGGTGAGCACCCGACCGTCCTGACGTCCGCCGACCGACTCGCCGACGGCGGCCCCGGCACCCTGCACGGTGAGACTGACCGGCTGAGGCTGGCTCGGGACGAGCGGGCGGTGCGGTCCGGGGGCGACGGCTTCCGCGAGGCCTACTCCGACCGCTTCCACGCCGATCCGGTGGAGCTGCACCTGGTGTCCGACAACGTCGCGGCCCGGGTCGGCCACGGCATCGACGACGACCGGGACGACGAGCGCGAGCTCATGGCCGAGGGCGTGGGGATCCGCGACATCTTCCGCAAGCCGTTCAGCGCGGAGGACGGCGGCGACGCCAAGCTCAACCCCAAGTACACCTTCGACACCTTCGTGATCGGCTCGAGCAACCGCTTCGCCCACGCCGCCGCCATCGCCGTGGCCGAGGCGCCGGCCAAGGCCTACAACCCGCTGTTCATCTACGGCGGCTCCGGGCTGGGCAAGACGCACCTGCTGCACGCCATCGGTCACTACGCCCAGCAGATGTACCGCAACGTGCGGGTGAAGTACGTCAACTCCGAGGAGTTCACGAACGACTTCATCAACTCCATCGGGTCCAACAAGGCCGGCGAGTTCCAGCGGCGCTACCGCGACGTCGACTTCCTGCTCATCGACGACATCCAGTTCCTGCAGGGGAAGGTGCAGACGCAGGAGGAGTTCTTCCACACCTTCAACACGCTGCACAACGCCAACAAGCAGGTGGTCATCACGTCCGATGTGGCGCCCAAGCTGCTGAGCGGCTTCGAGGAGCGGATGCGCAGCCGGTTCGAGTGGGGCCTGCTCACCGACGTCCAGCCCCCGGACCTGGAGACGCGCATCGCGATCCTGCGCAAGAAGGCCGTGCAGGAGCGGATGACCGCCCCGGACGACGTCCTGGAGTTCATCGCCAGCCGGATCTCCACCAACATCCGCGAGCTCGAGGGCGCCCTGATCCGGGTCACGGCCTTCGCGAGCCTCAACCACCAGGCCGTGGACATGACCCTGGCCGAGATCGTCCTCAAGGACCTGATCCCGGCCGAGCAGACCAACCAGATCACCCCGGCGACGATCATGGCGCAGACGGCGTCGTACTTCGGCCTGACCGTGGAGGACCTGTGCGGGACCTCCCGCTCGCGGGTGCTGGTCACCGCCCGCCAGATCGCGATGTACCTCTGCCGCGAGCTCACGGACCTGTCGCTGCCGAAGATCGGCCAGCAGTTCGGGGGACGCGACCACACGACCGTCATGCACGCCGACCGCAAGATCCGCGAGCAGCTCAGCGAGCGGCGGGCGATCTACAACCAGGTCACCGAGCTCACCACCCGGATCAAGTCGACCCCGGGCTGA